A part of Muntiacus reevesi chromosome 12, mMunRee1.1, whole genome shotgun sequence genomic DNA contains:
- the SLC52A2 gene encoding solute carrier family 52, riboflavin transporter, member 2 isoform X1: protein MAAPPLGRLVLTHLLVALFGMGSWAAVNGIWVELPVVVKDLPEGWSLPSYLSVLVALGNLGLLVVTVWRRLAPGKGERVPIQVVQAMSVVGTALLAPLWLQVTTVAGQEHSVAFLALAFVLALACCASNVTFLPFLSHLPPPFLRSFFLGQGLSALLPCVLALVQGVGRLECPPTSTNGTPGPPLNFPERFPASTFFGILSTLLVISAAAFQGLLLLLPSPPSVPTGGQGPGLQVGAPGVEEEEEEEASPLQEPPSPAADATPSPEPVAPKLLSTHVAFLLGLLAVTNALTNGVLPAVQSYSCLPYGRLAYHLAVVLGSAANPLACFLAMGVLCRSLAGLGGLSLLGMFFGAYLMVLAVLSPCPPLVGTSAGVVLVVVSWVLCLGVFSYVKVAASSLLHSGGQPALLAAGVAIQVGSLLGAVAMFPPTSIYQVFRSGKDCVDPCGP, encoded by the exons ATGGCAGCACCCCCGCTGGGCCGTCTGGTGCTGACCCACCTGCTGGTAGCCCTCTTTGGCATGGGCTcatgggctgcagtcaatggtaTCTGGGTGGAGCTGCCTGTGGTGGTGAAAGACCTACCCGAGG GTTGGAGTTTGCCCTCCTACCTCTCTGTGCTTGTGGCTCTggggaacctgggcctcctggtgGTGACCGTGTGGCGGCGGCTGGCCCCGGGCAAGGGCGAGCGGGTCCCCATCCAGGTGGTGCAGGCGATGAGCGTGGTGGGCACGGCCTTGCTGGCCCCCCTGTGGCTGCAGGTGACCACAGTGGCAGGGCAGGAGCACTCTGTGGCCTTCCTGGCTCTGGCCTTCGTGCTGGCGCTGGCCTGCTGTGCTTCTAACGTCACTTTCCTGCCCTTCCTGAGCCACCTGCCGCCTCCCTTCTTGCGGTCCTTCTTTCTGGGCCAAGGCCTCAGCGCTTTGCTGCCCTGTGTCCTGGCTCTAGTGCAGGGTGTAGGCCGCCTCGAGTGCCCACCAACCTCCACCAATGGCACCCCTGGACCCCCCCTCAACTTCCCAGAGCGTTTTCCCGCCAGCACCTTCTTTGGGATCTTGTCCACCTTATTGGTCATCTCAGCTGCCGCCTTTCAGGGTCTCCTGCTGCTGTTGCCATCGCCACCATCTGTACCCACGGGCGGCCAAGGGCCTGGTCTACAGGTGGGAGCCCCaggagtggaggaggaggaagaggaagaagcctCACCCCTGCAGGAACCTCCCAGCCCGGCAGCAGACGCCACCCCCAGCCCAGAACCTGTGGCCCCCAAGCTGCTGTCCACCCACGTTGCCTTCCTGCTGGGCCTGCTGGCCGTCACCAACGCTCTGACCAACGGCGTGTTGCCCGCTGTGCAGAGCTATTCCTGCTTGCCTTACGGGCGCCTCGCCTACCACTTGGCTGTGGTGCTGGGCAGTGCTGCCAATCCACTCGCCTGCTTTCTGGCTATGGGTGTTCTGTGCAG GTCCCTGGCAGGGCTGGGCGGTCTTTCTCTGCTCGGCATGTTCTTTGGGGCCTACCTGATGGTACTGGCAGTACTGAGCCCCTGCCCGCCGCTGGTGGGCACCTCCGCAGGGGTGGTCCTTGTG GTGGTGTCGTGGGTTCTGTGTCTCGGCGTGTTCTCGTACGTGAAGGTGGCTGCCAGCTCTCTCCTGCATAGTGGGGGCCAGCCGGCATTGCTGGCCGCTGGCGTGGCCATCCAGGTGGGCTCCCTGCTCGGCGCCGTGGCCATGTTTCCTCCCACCAGCATCTACCAAGTGTTCCGCAGCGGGAAGGACTGCGTGGACCCCTGTGGCCCCTAA
- the SLC52A2 gene encoding solute carrier family 52, riboflavin transporter, member 2 isoform X2: MAAPPLGRLVLTHLLVALFGMGSWAAVNGIWVELPVVVKDLPEGWSLPSYLSVLVALGNLGLLVVTVWRRLAPGKGERVPIQVVQAMSVVGTALLAPLWLQGLLLLLPSPPSVPTGGQGPGLQVGAPGVEEEEEEEASPLQEPPSPAADATPSPEPVAPKLLSTHVAFLLGLLAVTNALTNGVLPAVQSYSCLPYGRLAYHLAVVLGSAANPLACFLAMGVLCRSLAGLGGLSLLGMFFGAYLMVLAVLSPCPPLVGTSAGVVLVVVSWVLCLGVFSYVKVAASSLLHSGGQPALLAAGVAIQVGSLLGAVAMFPPTSIYQVFRSGKDCVDPCGP; the protein is encoded by the exons ATGGCAGCACCCCCGCTGGGCCGTCTGGTGCTGACCCACCTGCTGGTAGCCCTCTTTGGCATGGGCTcatgggctgcagtcaatggtaTCTGGGTGGAGCTGCCTGTGGTGGTGAAAGACCTACCCGAGG GTTGGAGTTTGCCCTCCTACCTCTCTGTGCTTGTGGCTCTggggaacctgggcctcctggtgGTGACCGTGTGGCGGCGGCTGGCCCCGGGCAAGGGCGAGCGGGTCCCCATCCAGGTGGTGCAGGCGATGAGCGTGGTGGGCACGGCCTTGCTGGCCCCCCTGTGGCTGCAG GGTCTCCTGCTGCTGTTGCCATCGCCACCATCTGTACCCACGGGCGGCCAAGGGCCTGGTCTACAGGTGGGAGCCCCaggagtggaggaggaggaagaggaagaagcctCACCCCTGCAGGAACCTCCCAGCCCGGCAGCAGACGCCACCCCCAGCCCAGAACCTGTGGCCCCCAAGCTGCTGTCCACCCACGTTGCCTTCCTGCTGGGCCTGCTGGCCGTCACCAACGCTCTGACCAACGGCGTGTTGCCCGCTGTGCAGAGCTATTCCTGCTTGCCTTACGGGCGCCTCGCCTACCACTTGGCTGTGGTGCTGGGCAGTGCTGCCAATCCACTCGCCTGCTTTCTGGCTATGGGTGTTCTGTGCAG GTCCCTGGCAGGGCTGGGCGGTCTTTCTCTGCTCGGCATGTTCTTTGGGGCCTACCTGATGGTACTGGCAGTACTGAGCCCCTGCCCGCCGCTGGTGGGCACCTCCGCAGGGGTGGTCCTTGTG GTGGTGTCGTGGGTTCTGTGTCTCGGCGTGTTCTCGTACGTGAAGGTGGCTGCCAGCTCTCTCCTGCATAGTGGGGGCCAGCCGGCATTGCTGGCCGCTGGCGTGGCCATCCAGGTGGGCTCCCTGCTCGGCGCCGTGGCCATGTTTCCTCCCACCAGCATCTACCAAGTGTTCCGCAGCGGGAAGGACTGCGTGGACCCCTGTGGCCCCTAA